One window of the Vicinamibacterales bacterium genome contains the following:
- a CDS encoding protein kinase, protein MKPGDVVGPYSVLGKVGEGGMGEVYRARDPKLQRDVAIKVLPDLFARDPERLARFEREARTLAAVNHPHIAQVYGVESGALVMEFVDGEDLAQRLAREGAIPLDEVIPIALQIAEAVAAAHEQGIIHRDLKPANVKVREDGTVKVLDFGLAKALAPPEARSGPAAAASIENSPTITSPFQMSQLGVVLGTAAYMAPEQAKGKPIDKRVDIWAFGCVLFETLTGRKPFDGDDVTDVLAAIVRADPDWTALPPDTPAPLRTLLRRCLHKDRHDRLPDIGAARLELQELRAGSIPTRPASSAPDRTRSAVLPWALAALVSIAAIAGAAYTIATRPAPDARVYRAAIVPHAALTGAPAIRMKLSPDGRLLAYVAPDQNGRAMLWVRPLDGGAERPIPGTANAAAPFWSADSRWIAFITDGKLKKADLGTGAVISICDAIGAPLGSWSREDVILFTGPAGAIARVSASGGQPVDVTRLAEGQQTQIAPHFLPDGRHFIYSVTTAGSRDPGVYLTSLDGGQPVKLLDVSTNVAYANGHLLFMREATLMAQPFDARSRSLSGDAVPLAESVQTNPATGTGAFSVSDNGVLVYQTGNFGGTQMAWFDRGGKVLDTIGESKWYRDVQLSPDGGTASMTIMGPGAQSDIWLFDTARTLLRKFTFNEAAASAVWTPDGRGIVYAARRSDTPGPRDIYRKAVTGTGAAELLLQDGLDKLPLAVARDGTVIYRIATSALAGELWLLPATGDRKPRSFEPGVRTFSAAALSPDDRWLAYAVNESGRRDVFVTPFPSHTGKWQVSTDGGDTPAWRKDGKELFFTSNDRLMAVDVTTTGPQFEAGVVRPLFTVRMPAAGLGTRSTFAATPDGGKFLVNTWDADTAIAPVTLVVNWPEALKK, encoded by the coding sequence ATGAAGCCGGGTGACGTCGTCGGCCCTTACAGCGTCCTCGGTAAGGTTGGCGAAGGCGGAATGGGCGAGGTGTATCGCGCCCGGGATCCGAAGCTGCAGCGCGACGTCGCGATCAAGGTTCTTCCCGATCTGTTCGCGCGTGATCCGGAGCGGCTCGCACGATTCGAGCGCGAGGCCCGCACCCTCGCCGCCGTCAATCATCCGCACATCGCTCAGGTCTACGGCGTCGAGAGCGGCGCGCTCGTGATGGAATTCGTCGACGGCGAGGATCTGGCGCAGCGCCTCGCGCGCGAGGGCGCCATCCCGCTCGACGAGGTCATCCCGATCGCGCTCCAGATCGCCGAGGCGGTCGCCGCGGCGCACGAGCAGGGCATCATTCACCGCGACCTGAAACCGGCGAACGTCAAGGTGCGCGAAGACGGCACCGTGAAGGTGCTGGACTTCGGTCTGGCCAAAGCGCTGGCGCCCCCCGAGGCGCGCAGCGGCCCCGCGGCGGCTGCTTCGATCGAGAACTCGCCGACGATCACGAGCCCGTTCCAGATGTCGCAGCTCGGGGTCGTCCTCGGGACCGCCGCGTACATGGCGCCGGAACAGGCGAAAGGCAAGCCGATCGACAAACGGGTCGACATCTGGGCGTTCGGCTGCGTGCTGTTCGAGACGCTGACGGGGCGCAAGCCCTTCGACGGCGACGATGTGACGGACGTGCTGGCGGCGATCGTGCGGGCCGATCCCGACTGGACGGCGCTGCCCCCCGATACGCCCGCGCCACTGCGCACGCTGCTGCGCCGCTGCCTGCACAAGGATCGGCACGACCGTCTGCCCGACATCGGTGCCGCGCGGCTCGAGCTTCAGGAATTGCGAGCCGGCAGCATTCCGACGCGCCCCGCGTCGTCTGCGCCCGATCGAACCCGCTCAGCCGTCCTGCCATGGGCGCTGGCCGCGCTCGTCTCGATCGCCGCGATCGCCGGCGCCGCGTACACGATCGCGACGCGTCCGGCGCCGGACGCGCGCGTCTACCGCGCGGCGATCGTGCCGCACGCCGCCCTGACAGGAGCGCCGGCCATCCGCATGAAGCTCTCGCCCGATGGCCGCCTGCTTGCCTACGTCGCGCCCGATCAGAACGGTCGCGCGATGCTGTGGGTGCGCCCGCTCGACGGCGGGGCAGAGCGGCCGATCCCGGGCACGGCGAACGCCGCCGCCCCGTTCTGGTCTGCGGACAGCCGCTGGATCGCGTTCATCACCGATGGGAAACTGAAGAAAGCCGATCTCGGCACCGGCGCGGTGATCTCGATCTGCGACGCCATCGGCGCGCCGCTCGGTTCGTGGAGTCGCGAAGACGTCATTCTCTTCACCGGACCGGCAGGCGCAATTGCCCGCGTGTCGGCGTCCGGGGGGCAGCCGGTCGACGTCACCAGGTTGGCTGAGGGGCAGCAAACGCAGATCGCCCCTCATTTCCTGCCCGACGGCCGGCATTTCATCTACAGCGTGACCACGGCGGGTTCTCGCGATCCTGGCGTGTACCTCACCTCGCTGGACGGAGGGCAACCGGTCAAGCTGCTCGACGTCTCGACCAATGTCGCCTACGCGAACGGGCACTTGCTGTTCATGCGGGAGGCCACGCTGATGGCGCAGCCGTTCGACGCGCGGAGCCGGTCGCTGTCGGGCGACGCGGTCCCGCTCGCCGAAAGCGTGCAGACGAACCCCGCGACCGGAACCGGCGCGTTCTCCGTGTCGGACAACGGCGTGCTCGTGTACCAGACCGGCAACTTCGGGGGAACGCAGATGGCGTGGTTCGATCGGGGCGGCAAGGTGCTCGACACGATCGGCGAGTCGAAGTGGTATCGGGACGTGCAGCTCTCGCCCGACGGGGGAACCGCGTCGATGACGATCATGGGTCCCGGCGCGCAATCCGATATCTGGCTGTTCGACACCGCGCGGACACTGCTGCGCAAGTTCACGTTCAACGAAGCCGCCGCGTCCGCCGTGTGGACGCCGGACGGCCGCGGCATCGTCTACGCGGCGCGCCGTTCCGACACTCCCGGACCGCGGGACATTTATCGGAAGGCGGTCACGGGCACGGGTGCCGCCGAGCTTCTGCTGCAGGACGGCCTCGACAAGCTGCCGCTCGCGGTGGCGCGCGACGGTACGGTGATCTATCGAATCGCGACCAGTGCCCTCGCCGGCGAGTTATGGCTGCTGCCGGCCACGGGCGATCGGAAGCCGCGATCATTCGAACCCGGGGTCCGCACCTTTTCAGCCGCGGCTCTATCGCCGGATGACCGATGGCTGGCATACGCCGTGAACGAGTCGGGCCGGCGGGATGTGTTCGTCACTCCGTTCCCGTCCCACACCGGCAAGTGGCAAGTGTCGACGGACGGCGGCGATACTCCAGCCTGGCGCAAGGACGGGAAGGAGTTGTTCTTCACCTCCAACGACAGGCTCATGGCCGTCGACGTGACGACCACGGGCCCGCAGTTCGAGGCCGGCGTGGTCCGCCCGCTGTTCACGGTACGCATGCCGGCGGCGGGTCTTGGCACCCGCTCGACCTTTGCCGCGACCCCTGACGGCGGGAAGTTCCTCGTGAACACCTGGGATGCCGATACCGCGATCGCCCCGGTCACGCTCGTGGTGAACTGGCCGGAGGCGCTGAAGAAGTAG